The window TTCTTAGAAGAAAAAGTAGCGATGGTTGAGCATACTTCAGCTGTCTTGAAAACCTACCTGCAAAATGCGAAATTTGAAGTAGGCGTTTCATTCCTGCCTGGCGACAAAGAACGCAAATCGCACATCGGTGGAGCAGGCATTGTTATGATGGATGGAGCTCCCGCTAAACAGAAGGAAGCTGGCTGGAAGTTCGTCAAGTTCATGACTGCGGCTGAGAACAATATCAAGTGGGCGGAAGGCACAGGTTACTTGCCAACTCACAAGTCCGTTCTGGCGACAGAAGAAGGCAAGAAGTACTTTGAGAAGCTGCCGCAGTACAAAGCGGTGTTTGATAATTTCGACAATGTTGTAGGCCGTCCGCAGCACCCGACTTATCCGGAATTCAGCAAGAAGTACATGGAAGTGGTCGGTAAAATGCTTCTTGAAAATGGAGATCCATTACCGCTTATGAAAGACGCTGTGAAAGAAATCAATGCGATTTTGAACGAAAGCTAGAAAGAAAGGGGAGTCGCCATGAAAGCGACGGAAAGCCAGCCGGTCCGTGTACAGCAAGTGACCAAACGGTCTAATACCCGTTGGTTAGAATACTTGAAAGACTTTTCGTTTGCAGTGCCCGCATTGGTGATATTGACTCTGTTTATCTATTATCCTCTGCTAAATTCGTTATACCTTAGCTTTACAAACTGGAATATGACGAAGCCGGTGAAGAAATTCATCGGTTTCGACAACTACGTCTATTTGCTTACTAGCGACATGTTTTATAAAGTGCTCAAAATTACATTTACGTACACTATATTAGACGTTTCGATTACACTCGGACTCGGGCTGCTACTTGCACTTTTGTTTAACTCGGTTTCGAAGTTTTTCGGCTTTATGCGGGCGATCATCTTTATGCCGCATTACATCTCGATGGTTATCGTGTCTATGATCTTCCTATGGATCTTCAACGGTCGATATGGATTGGTGAACGAATTACTGAGCTGGGTGGGATTGGAGCCGATCCAATGGCTGACCAATACGAAGACCGCACTTTGGGTGCTTGTCCTTATTGGGGTTTGGAAAGGCGTCGGCTTTACAATGATTATATTCATCGCCGGACTTAGAAGTATCCCGGTTGAATATTATGAGGCTTCCGGCATCGACGGGGCGACGAAGTGGACACAGTTTTGGAAAATTACATTGCCGCTGCTGTCTCCGACAACATTGTTCCTGGTTGTTACACACTTTATTTCTTCGATGCAAGTGTTTCAATCGGTCGATGTTCTCACGAACGGCGGTCCTCTCGATTCAACGAAAGCTATGGTGTACTGGATTTATGAAATGGCGTTTTCCGAGTTCCGAACAGGCCGAGCGTCAGCTCTTGTTATCATGTTCTTCCTCATTATCGTCTTGCTGACCATGGTGCAAATGTATGTGTCCAAGAAGAAAGTCCATTACGAAGGGTAGGTGCCAGTGACATATGAAAAATCCGCTGTTTACCAGTACCCGGTTCATTGTCGCAATCGTTATAACGTTATTTATGTTTTTCCCTATTTATTGGATGCTGATCACTGCTTTGAAAACATCGAGTGAGCTGCGCATGGCTGTACCGAGCTTTTGGCCGGAAAAGCTGATGTGGGAAAACTTCGCAAGCGCTTTCAAGGCGATTCCTTTCTATCGTTTTACCGTAAATACGGTTATCCAGACTGTCGGTATCGTATTCCTGCAAATTAACATCGGCGTAATGGCTGCGTACGCTTTCTCGAAAGGTGCGTTCCCAGGCAGAGATGCCCTGTTCGTTCTTGTACTGGCGGCGCTGATTGTTCCAGAGCAGGTCGTGTTCGTACCTATTTACGTGATGCTGTCGAAAATAGGCTGGATTAATACGTACTACGCATTGATCATTCCACACGCGGCTTCAGCATATGGCATTTTTCTTTTGCGCCAAATGTTCCGATCGATTAATAACGATGTGATTGAGGCAGCTAAAGTGGATGGAGCGAGTCGTTTGCAGGTGCTTTATCGCATTCTGACCCCGATGGCGATGCCGACGGTAGCTACATTGACCGTCATCAGCTTTATTCACAGCTGGAATGCCTACTTCTGGCCGCTCGTTATGACCAACTCGAATAAAATGCGCGTGTTGACTGTCGGTATTTCCATGATGCGGGATTCAATCGCTGGGGATGAGGCGCTTAACTTCCATCTGTTGATGTCTGCGAGTATCTTGGTCATTTTACCTATTGTTATCATGTTTGTGTTCGCACAGAAATATATTGTTGCCGCCATGGCGAACTCGACATTTAAGTAAGAGAGGAGCTTCATGCATCATGACAAAACAACCACTGTTAGTCATCGCGCATCGTGGAGCGAAAGGGGAAGCGCCGGAAAATACGATGGCGGCTTTCCGTCTCGGACTTGAGCAAGGCTGCGACGCGATTGAATTGGATATTCATTTGTCCAAGGATGGAGAAATCGTCGTTATTCATGACGATACAATGCACCGGACGACGGACATAAGCGGTAAAGTGAACGAATTGACGCTCGCGGAGCTGAAGCAAGCTGATGCTGGTCGATGGTTTCATGAGAAGTATGCGGGTGAGCGTGTGCCGCTGTTGGAAGAAGTATTCGATCTCGTACCGGCGAATATCATGATTAATGTGGAAGTCAAATATTCCTATGGGCGTAAATTAGAGTCTGCTTTGGTGGAACTCATGAGACGCAAGAATCGCATTCACAATGTCGTTGTTTCATCATTCGACCATAAGGTGTTTGCTGTTTCTGAAGCTTCTTGAGCCGGAAATCAAGATCGGTCTTCTGTATGACTTTACCCCAGGGCAGCATAACCAGTTAGCGGCAGGCTTAGGGACGCCGGTATACTCACTGCATCCCAAGCATACTCGAATCGTCGCTGAAGATGTGCGTGAAGCGGTTGCACATGGTCTTCACGTATTTGCTTACACGGTCAATGACGAAGAAAATATGGCGAAGTTGATTGATTATGGCGTCTCGGGAATTATCACGGATTATCCAGGCAAGCTGAGGAATTTGTTATCGCATACGGCTAGCGTGGGGGCAGGGCGATGAAGCGAACGGCATGGATTGTTCTCATTGCAGGATTATCGGCGTTAATGGTAACCGGCTGCCAACAGGGGGCTTCATCGGTTTCGACCACGCCTGCAGCGTCGACGAAACCGGCCGCAGAAGCCGGAGCTGCCAGCGGAGGGGCGAATAAGTCTGGCAACAACCAGACTGCAGCGACTTCCGCTGCTATTACACAAGAAGAAGCGGGTATTAAAATCCGCGTCGACATGCCGGAGATCAAAGACTTTTTGCAAAAAGCAACGCAGGGACCCATCGTCCCTGCATTAAAACAAAATGCCATCCCGCAAGGCATGGTCTACTTGGAAGACCTTAAATGGATCCTGGTGTCGTACTACAGAGAAGATGGCAAGCCGAGCTTGCTAACAGTAATAGACGTCGGTACCGGAAAAATGGTTAAGGCGCTTGAGCTTTATAAAAGCGATGGCACTCCGTACACGGGGCATGCCGGGGGGATCACGGCAAGTCGGAAGCATATCTGGATTTCTTCGGAAAAAGATGTGAACTTTTTCAATACGGAAGATATCCTAAAAGCGGATAACGGTAAGCTTACTTTCAATGGTTCAGTGAAAAACGATACGCGTGCCTCATTTACTACTTACGCGGACGGCGTCTTATGGATCGGCGAATTTGCTCAAGGCACTGACTACCCGACGGATAAGTCACACTACATGACGAATCGCGATGATAAAGAACACAGAGCATGGTCGGTCGGCTATAAGCTGGATGCAGAGACAGACCTGCCTGTAGCAAAAGAGCAGGGGTCGACACCTGCTGTTCCGGACTATATTATGTCGCTGCCGGGCAGCATTCAAGGCATGTTTGTTACAAAGGACGGCATATGGCTCAGTCAATCATCCGGTCGCAATAATGCAAGTACACTGTACCGTTTCGTCAATAGTATGACTGTAGACAAACCGCATACCACAGTGTCGGTTCGGGGCAAAGATGTTCCCGTCTGGTTCTTGGACAGCAAAAGCTTGAAAAGTAAAATGGAAGCACCCCCCATGTCCGAAGGGTTGTTTGAAACGAATGGACAGCTGTATATCCTATTTGAGTCGGGTGCAACCAAGTACAAAACTTCTTCCAGCTACGCGCTGGACAGGATTCAAGTCCTGCCGCTTCAGGAGTAAGACCTGGGTGGCAAGCTGCGAACAATTCATGTATGATATTGGAAGTTCGATGATTTAATTCAACTTCATTATCAAACTGAGGAGGATGAGCTGCAATGATTCTAGGCCTGGCCCATAGAGGATACCCGAGGAAGGTTCCTGAGAATACGCTTGCATCTTTTCAAGCAGCTTTAGACTTATCGTATAGTCATTTGGAGTTGGATGTACAGTTAACCAAAGACGGCGTACCTGTCGTTATTCATGATACGACGATCAACAGAACGACAAACGGCAAGGGCCGAGTGGTGGATTTCACGTTCGACGAGCTGCGGAAATTGGACGCCGGAGGCGGTCAACAGATCCCGACGCTCGAAGAAGTGCTGCAGCTGGCCAATGGAAAAGCCAAAGTAGACATTGAACTGAAGCAGAGCGGCAACCTGTACCCGGGACTGGAACAGAAAGTACTTGATGTGGTATGTTCTTGTGATGCACTTGATCAAGTATTCGTGACATCCTTCGATCATTATTCGATCGTCCGGATGCGCGAATTATCACGCGAGATCGAGCTTGGGCTAGTTCTTTACGGAGCAACGCCTGCTGTCTTCCCGCTTGCCAAGCAAATTGACGCCCGATACGTTTCTGTCAAATATATATATTTGACGGACGAATTTGTTCAACGCTGCGATGAGCAGGGCATTCAATTGATAGCGTGGACGATTGACGATGAGCAAGATATGCATGATATACGCTCCCAATACCCGCATATTTGGGTTTGCACGAATGAACTGGAGCGGTGGAAGCAGTGCATGGAGCCGTTCAAATCGAAAGTAAATCAATTAAAAATATAGTTGTTACCGGTGCTATTGGGTAAAATGACATAAAGACGAGCCGTTATCTGAGGATAGCAGTTCGTCTTTTTGTTATACGATTCTAAACTTTGAGTTCAGCATGATGTACAGTAGATGTCACCATCAATACTTTAGGAAGCGTATCTAGTTTGTGGCCTGATGTTAGTAAAATGATTACCGCAAAATAATAGGCATTTGTTTGATTCCAAACATCATCCAACTGTCGATCCTCTCCAACACATGAGAGCGATCGAGGTGGAACTCAGGGAATCGGTTAAGAAATGTTTGAATAGCAATTTTACTTTCCAAACGAGCTAATTGCGCTCCTAAGCAGAAGTGAATTCCGTGACCAAAAGCAAGATGGGGATTAGGATTCCGGTGGATGTCGAAGAGGTTCGGGCGCTCGAATATGTCTTCGTCATGGTTGGCCGAGCCCATCCAGATGTTGACCATTTGTCCGGGAGTAAGTGTTTGCCCACGTAGAACTGTGGTCTTTTTTACCGTTCGAATCATTGTTTGAACAGGTGAACAATAACGAAGAACTTCCTCAAGAGCCTGTGGGACCAAGGATCGATCCGCCAAAAGCTGCTCTTTTACATCTGCATGGCTATCGATAAGGAGAAGTGCTGAGGAAATTAGGTTGGTTGTGGTTTCATTTCCCGCTACAAGCAGCAGGATGCAGAAGCCGATCACTTCCAGATCGCTTAATTGTTCCCCATCTGCCTTCGCGCGGACGAGACGGCTAATCAGATCATCCTGCGGCTCAAGCCGTCTCTGATCCGCTATAGCGGTAAAATAGACGCTCATCTCTTCTTGGCATTGATAATATCGCTCGGAGTTGTTTCCGACCAACGCATCCGACCATTCTTTGAAACGCTCTCGATCTTCCTGAGGAATACCTAGCATTTCGGCAATGACGATAATCGGCAGCGGACTTGCAAAATCATGGAGCCCATCCATCTTACCGCTTGCTTCCATTTGGTCACACAACGTACTCGCTATCGCCTCAATCTTTGGCGTCAGTCCTTCGATGATCCGAGGAACAAAAGCTTGAGAAACGAGCATTCGCAACTGCCGATGTTTAGGCGGATCCTGTCTTAGAACACTCGCTTCAATCGGATCTTTCATCGTTCCTACACCTTGCGAAGAAAAATGCTCATGATCGGAAAATATCGTTTTGACGTCTTCGTATTTGAAAACGTCCCAGGAATCGGTCTCCTTTTTAAACGATACGGGGGAAGAGGCACGCATTTCGTTAAAATAAGACAAAGGTATCAATTCATTAGCCGTTCTCCAATTCATAAGATTCACCATCGCTTCCATCTCATTATATTTGAACTGACTAGTCAGTATAATAATTCCCCAAAAAAAGGGCGGTTACTCACCGCTAGTCATAAACAAACCTGATGTAATGATCGTATAAAAGAATTGTTCAATATGATCACGAGACAATTCATTGTTGTTGTTCAAAAAATAATTACTTGCGCTGTCGAGCATCCCAACGATCCCCGCCGCGGCTAAATTGCAGTTAACATCGCGAAGTACGCCTTCTTGCTTTCCTTCTTCCAAGACGTTGGCAAGAAAATGAATGTAATCAATCCTTAGTTTCTTCAGTTCTTCAAGCACTTCCTGATCGATGCCGTTGGATAGTTCATTGAAAACGATATGCGCTAAACTGCTTGATTCCAAAAACAGATCGAGGTTGTGCCTAATGATCCTTTTGATTTGTTCTTCCAAAGTAAGATTGGCTTTAAGATCGGTCTGAACTTTATCAATAATCTCCTGAAAACCATCTTTAACAAGCGTCTTAAACAATTGGGCTTTACCTGGAAAGTGATAGTAAAGCGTACCTTTGGCGACATTTGCTCTCATGGCAATTTCATCCATACTTGCTCGATGGTAACCGTTTTCTGAAAACACTTCAACCGCTGTCTGGATAATTTTCTCTTTACTCAAGGAGATCCGCCTTTCATCAATCATGGTAAAACTGACTGGTCAGTACAAAAGAAGTGTAACATATTGGAAAAAGAGATGTCAACTTTGTTCTCAAAATGA is drawn from Paenibacillus sp. V4I7 and contains these coding sequences:
- a CDS encoding cytochrome P450; translation: MVNLMNWRTANELIPLSYFNEMRASSPVSFKKETDSWDVFKYEDVKTIFSDHEHFSSQGVGTMKDPIEASVLRQDPPKHRQLRMLVSQAFVPRIIEGLTPKIEAIASTLCDQMEASGKMDGLHDFASPLPIIVIAEMLGIPQEDRERFKEWSDALVGNNSERYYQCQEEMSVYFTAIADQRRLEPQDDLISRLVRAKADGEQLSDLEVIGFCILLLVAGNETTTNLISSALLLIDSHADVKEQLLADRSLVPQALEEVLRYCSPVQTMIRTVKKTTVLRGQTLTPGQMVNIWMGSANHDEDIFERPNLFDIHRNPNPHLAFGHGIHFCLGAQLARLESKIAIQTFLNRFPEFHLDRSHVLERIDSWMMFGIKQMPIILR
- a CDS encoding glycerophosphodiester phosphodiesterase; its protein translation is MLFLKLLEPEIKIGLLYDFTPGQHNQLAAGLGTPVYSLHPKHTRIVAEDVREAVAHGLHVFAYTVNDEENMAKLIDYGVSGIITDYPGKLRNLLSHTASVGAGR
- a CDS encoding TetR/AcrR family transcriptional regulator, whose translation is MSKEKIIQTAVEVFSENGYHRASMDEIAMRANVAKGTLYYHFPGKAQLFKTLVKDGFQEIIDKVQTDLKANLTLEEQIKRIIRHNLDLFLESSSLAHIVFNELSNGIDQEVLEELKKLRIDYIHFLANVLEEGKQEGVLRDVNCNLAAAGIVGMLDSASNYFLNNNNELSRDHIEQFFYTIITSGLFMTSGE
- a CDS encoding glycerophosphodiester phosphodiesterase family protein, which produces MILGLAHRGYPRKVPENTLASFQAALDLSYSHLELDVQLTKDGVPVVIHDTTINRTTNGKGRVVDFTFDELRKLDAGGGQQIPTLEEVLQLANGKAKVDIELKQSGNLYPGLEQKVLDVVCSCDALDQVFVTSFDHYSIVRMRELSREIELGLVLYGATPAVFPLAKQIDARYVSVKYIYLTDEFVQRCDEQGIQLIAWTIDDEQDMHDIRSQYPHIWVCTNELERWKQCMEPFKSKVNQLKI
- a CDS encoding glycerophosphodiester phosphodiesterase family protein — protein: MTKQPLLVIAHRGAKGEAPENTMAAFRLGLEQGCDAIELDIHLSKDGEIVVIHDDTMHRTTDISGKVNELTLAELKQADAGRWFHEKYAGERVPLLEEVFDLVPANIMINVEVKYSYGRKLESALVELMRRKNRIHNVVVSSFDHKVFAVSEAS
- a CDS encoding carbohydrate ABC transporter permease, which codes for MKNPLFTSTRFIVAIVITLFMFFPIYWMLITALKTSSELRMAVPSFWPEKLMWENFASAFKAIPFYRFTVNTVIQTVGIVFLQINIGVMAAYAFSKGAFPGRDALFVLVLAALIVPEQVVFVPIYVMLSKIGWINTYYALIIPHAASAYGIFLLRQMFRSINNDVIEAAKVDGASRLQVLYRILTPMAMPTVATLTVISFIHSWNAYFWPLVMTNSNKMRVLTVGISMMRDSIAGDEALNFHLLMSASILVILPIVIMFVFAQKYIVAAMANSTFK
- a CDS encoding carbohydrate ABC transporter permease gives rise to the protein MKATESQPVRVQQVTKRSNTRWLEYLKDFSFAVPALVILTLFIYYPLLNSLYLSFTNWNMTKPVKKFIGFDNYVYLLTSDMFYKVLKITFTYTILDVSITLGLGLLLALLFNSVSKFFGFMRAIIFMPHYISMVIVSMIFLWIFNGRYGLVNELLSWVGLEPIQWLTNTKTALWVLVLIGVWKGVGFTMIIFIAGLRSIPVEYYEASGIDGATKWTQFWKITLPLLSPTTLFLVVTHFISSMQVFQSVDVLTNGGPLDSTKAMVYWIYEMAFSEFRTGRASALVIMFFLIIVLLTMVQMYVSKKKVHYEG